The following are encoded together in the Gordonia insulae genome:
- a CDS encoding SdpI family protein codes for MSVLPVVAAVVVFAFAAMWSAVGVLGLSGRLPRNRWLGVRADETMRSDEAFTVANRVAGPGLLGAAGILILSGIVTLGVGGYWSIVFAVVGLIAAMFVVGLVSAYGVRAASAVPADDEAGCSCCSSHDDAAPAAAESATAGDEAAHAADCGTSRCGACTLRGICSNESAQA; via the coding sequence GTGAGTGTCCTGCCTGTTGTCGCCGCCGTCGTCGTGTTCGCGTTCGCCGCGATGTGGTCGGCCGTCGGTGTACTGGGCCTTTCCGGACGACTGCCGCGTAACCGCTGGCTGGGCGTCCGCGCGGACGAGACCATGCGTTCCGACGAGGCGTTCACCGTCGCCAACCGGGTGGCCGGGCCCGGCCTGCTCGGTGCCGCCGGAATCCTGATCCTCAGCGGCATCGTCACCCTCGGGGTGGGCGGCTACTGGTCGATCGTGTTCGCGGTGGTCGGGCTGATCGCCGCCATGTTCGTGGTCGGCCTGGTCAGCGCCTACGGTGTGCGTGCCGCGTCCGCCGTGCCCGCCGATGACGAGGCCGGTTGCTCATGCTGCTCGTCGCACGACGATGCCGCACCCGCCGCCGCGGAATCGGCGACGGCCGGCGATGAAGCCGCCCACGCCGCCGACTGCGGAACGTCGCGCTGCGGCGCCTGCACCCTGCGCGGGATCTGCTCCAACGAGTCCGCCCAGGCCTGA